The Neodiprion fabricii isolate iyNeoFabr1 chromosome 4, iyNeoFabr1.1, whole genome shotgun sequence genome window below encodes:
- the LOC124179482 gene encoding prostatic acid phosphatase-like isoform X1, with protein MAPFSRLTCRMFAFEAFVAITSTSLIIFTTSPSSCVNPELGIVIFANVLFRHGDRTPIAPYPTDPWGNESFWPVPFGELTNIGKHRHLMLGRWLRQNYFYLLPRHYSPYDIYVQSTDVDRTLMSAQATLAGLYPPGGDQVWGELEWMPIPVHTMPVCDDILLTCRNYCPKYEKELRNVMNSPEVRKIDDDNKELYDYLRKNTGYLVQSVNDVATIYDTLHIQVLYNRTLPEWTKSVYPDKLKAVAEVSYTIPTRNKILQRLYSGRLLGEMVDHLVKKANNTLTPNRKLWIYSAHDTTVANLLTTLNVFEPHVPPYSATVLVELRIKAVDNFVVTVSYKNTSAEPIQLKLPNCGVACPLDKFVKLTEDVIPKNWAKECLLDSTDYKN; from the exons TTGCAGAATGTTCGCCTTCGAGGCGTTCGTCGCCATCACGTCAACCAGCCTCATCATTTTCACGACCTCGCCGTCGTCCTGCGTAAATCCCGAGCTGGGAATCGTGATTTTTGCAAACGTC CTCTTCAGACACGGAGACCGGACACCGATCGCTCCCTATCCCACCGATCCTTGGGGCAACGAATCCTTCTGGCCTGTACCCTTTGGTGAACTGACCAAC aTTGGAAAACATCGGCATCTCATGCTCGGACGCTGGTTAAGACAGAATTATTTCTATCTTCTGCCGAGACATTATAGTCCCTatgatatatatgtacaaagtACGGACGTTGACAGGACGCTGATGTCCGCACAGGCTACTTTGGCTGGTCTTTACCCACCTGGTGGAGATCAAGTTTGGGGCGAACTTGAATGGATGCCTATACCTGTCCATACTATGCCCGTGTGTGATGACATCCTGCTGACGTGCAGAAATTACTGTCCAAAATATGAAAAGGAGTTGCGAAATGTTATGAATTCCCCTGAGGTCAGGAAAATTGACGATGACAACAAAGAGCTGTACGATTATTTGAGGAAAAACACTGGTTATTTGGTTCAATCTGTCAATGACGTTGCGACCATATATGATACGCTTCATATTCAG gtTCTGTATAACCGCACTTTGCCCGAGTGGACAAAATCTGTATATCCAGATAAATTAAAAGCTGTCGCCGAAGTCAGTTACACTATACCAACTCGCAATAAAATACTCCAAAGATTGTATTCAG GACGATTATTAGGTGAAATGGTAGATCACCTAgtaaaaaaagcaaacaatACGCTGACCCCGAATAGAAAACTATGGATATACAGCGCCCATGATACCACAGTGGCAAACCTTTTAACGACGCTAAATGTATTCGAGCCACACGTTCCCCCGTACTCGGCGACTGTCCTCGTGGAATTGAGAATTAAGGCTGTGGATAATTTTGTTGTGACG GTTTCGTACAAGAATACGTCCGCTGAACCGATACAGTTAAAATTGCCAAACTGCGGAGTCGCGTGTCCATTAgataaattcgtaaaattgaCTGAAGATGTGATACCAAAAAATTGGGCGAAGGAATGTCTTTTAGACAGCAcagattacaaaaattaa
- the LOC124179482 gene encoding prostatic acid phosphatase-like isoform X3, giving the protein MFAFEAFVAITSTSLIIFTTSPSSCVNPELGIVIFANVLFRHGDRTPIAPYPTDPWGNESFWPVPFGELTNIGKHRHLMLGRWLRQNYFYLLPRHYSPYDIYVQSTDVDRTLMSAQATLAGLYPPGGDQVWGELEWMPIPVHTMPVCDDILLTCRNYCPKYEKELRNVMNSPEVRKIDDDNKELYDYLRKNTGYLVQSVNDVATIYDTLHIQVLYNRTLPEWTKSVYPDKLKAVAEVSYTIPTRNKILQRLYSGRLLGEMVDHLVKKANNTLTPNRKLWIYSAHDTTVANLLTTLNVFEPHVPPYSATVLVELRIKAVDNFVVTVSYKNTSAEPIQLKLPNCGVACPLDKFVKLTEDVIPKNWAKECLLDSTDYKN; this is encoded by the exons ATGTTCGCCTTCGAGGCGTTCGTCGCCATCACGTCAACCAGCCTCATCATTTTCACGACCTCGCCGTCGTCCTGCGTAAATCCCGAGCTGGGAATCGTGATTTTTGCAAACGTC CTCTTCAGACACGGAGACCGGACACCGATCGCTCCCTATCCCACCGATCCTTGGGGCAACGAATCCTTCTGGCCTGTACCCTTTGGTGAACTGACCAAC aTTGGAAAACATCGGCATCTCATGCTCGGACGCTGGTTAAGACAGAATTATTTCTATCTTCTGCCGAGACATTATAGTCCCTatgatatatatgtacaaagtACGGACGTTGACAGGACGCTGATGTCCGCACAGGCTACTTTGGCTGGTCTTTACCCACCTGGTGGAGATCAAGTTTGGGGCGAACTTGAATGGATGCCTATACCTGTCCATACTATGCCCGTGTGTGATGACATCCTGCTGACGTGCAGAAATTACTGTCCAAAATATGAAAAGGAGTTGCGAAATGTTATGAATTCCCCTGAGGTCAGGAAAATTGACGATGACAACAAAGAGCTGTACGATTATTTGAGGAAAAACACTGGTTATTTGGTTCAATCTGTCAATGACGTTGCGACCATATATGATACGCTTCATATTCAG gtTCTGTATAACCGCACTTTGCCCGAGTGGACAAAATCTGTATATCCAGATAAATTAAAAGCTGTCGCCGAAGTCAGTTACACTATACCAACTCGCAATAAAATACTCCAAAGATTGTATTCAG GACGATTATTAGGTGAAATGGTAGATCACCTAgtaaaaaaagcaaacaatACGCTGACCCCGAATAGAAAACTATGGATATACAGCGCCCATGATACCACAGTGGCAAACCTTTTAACGACGCTAAATGTATTCGAGCCACACGTTCCCCCGTACTCGGCGACTGTCCTCGTGGAATTGAGAATTAAGGCTGTGGATAATTTTGTTGTGACG GTTTCGTACAAGAATACGTCCGCTGAACCGATACAGTTAAAATTGCCAAACTGCGGAGTCGCGTGTCCATTAgataaattcgtaaaattgaCTGAAGATGTGATACCAAAAAATTGGGCGAAGGAATGTCTTTTAGACAGCAcagattacaaaaattaa
- the LOC124179482 gene encoding prostatic acid phosphatase-like isoform X2 has translation MLGLRHCRMFAFEAFVAITSTSLIIFTTSPSSCVNPELGIVIFANVLFRHGDRTPIAPYPTDPWGNESFWPVPFGELTNIGKHRHLMLGRWLRQNYFYLLPRHYSPYDIYVQSTDVDRTLMSAQATLAGLYPPGGDQVWGELEWMPIPVHTMPVCDDILLTCRNYCPKYEKELRNVMNSPEVRKIDDDNKELYDYLRKNTGYLVQSVNDVATIYDTLHIQVLYNRTLPEWTKSVYPDKLKAVAEVSYTIPTRNKILQRLYSGRLLGEMVDHLVKKANNTLTPNRKLWIYSAHDTTVANLLTTLNVFEPHVPPYSATVLVELRIKAVDNFVVTVSYKNTSAEPIQLKLPNCGVACPLDKFVKLTEDVIPKNWAKECLLDSTDYKN, from the exons TTGCAGAATGTTCGCCTTCGAGGCGTTCGTCGCCATCACGTCAACCAGCCTCATCATTTTCACGACCTCGCCGTCGTCCTGCGTAAATCCCGAGCTGGGAATCGTGATTTTTGCAAACGTC CTCTTCAGACACGGAGACCGGACACCGATCGCTCCCTATCCCACCGATCCTTGGGGCAACGAATCCTTCTGGCCTGTACCCTTTGGTGAACTGACCAAC aTTGGAAAACATCGGCATCTCATGCTCGGACGCTGGTTAAGACAGAATTATTTCTATCTTCTGCCGAGACATTATAGTCCCTatgatatatatgtacaaagtACGGACGTTGACAGGACGCTGATGTCCGCACAGGCTACTTTGGCTGGTCTTTACCCACCTGGTGGAGATCAAGTTTGGGGCGAACTTGAATGGATGCCTATACCTGTCCATACTATGCCCGTGTGTGATGACATCCTGCTGACGTGCAGAAATTACTGTCCAAAATATGAAAAGGAGTTGCGAAATGTTATGAATTCCCCTGAGGTCAGGAAAATTGACGATGACAACAAAGAGCTGTACGATTATTTGAGGAAAAACACTGGTTATTTGGTTCAATCTGTCAATGACGTTGCGACCATATATGATACGCTTCATATTCAG gtTCTGTATAACCGCACTTTGCCCGAGTGGACAAAATCTGTATATCCAGATAAATTAAAAGCTGTCGCCGAAGTCAGTTACACTATACCAACTCGCAATAAAATACTCCAAAGATTGTATTCAG GACGATTATTAGGTGAAATGGTAGATCACCTAgtaaaaaaagcaaacaatACGCTGACCCCGAATAGAAAACTATGGATATACAGCGCCCATGATACCACAGTGGCAAACCTTTTAACGACGCTAAATGTATTCGAGCCACACGTTCCCCCGTACTCGGCGACTGTCCTCGTGGAATTGAGAATTAAGGCTGTGGATAATTTTGTTGTGACG GTTTCGTACAAGAATACGTCCGCTGAACCGATACAGTTAAAATTGCCAAACTGCGGAGTCGCGTGTCCATTAgataaattcgtaaaattgaCTGAAGATGTGATACCAAAAAATTGGGCGAAGGAATGTCTTTTAGACAGCAcagattacaaaaattaa